A section of the Candidatus Jidaibacter acanthamoeba genome encodes:
- a CDS encoding redoxin family protein: protein MGKYIPLTFFILLVALLGYKTINTKPDNIQLVQNLYFDASKLKSAINNQPIIHPNNKYILHVCSSWCTTCKQNHYELIRLSNEKAIKIIGIIWQDKRENIDKMLQKEGNPYYDLINADEETIINLGISAIPETFIVSKSNRVLLKFSGEIKEEELRHAFYTSNN, encoded by the coding sequence ATTATTAGTCGCTTTACTTGGCTATAAAACAATAAACACTAAGCCGGACAATATACAGCTTGTTCAAAACCTATATTTTGATGCTTCCAAACTTAAATCAGCAATTAACAATCAACCGATTATTCATCCTAATAATAAATACATACTGCATGTTTGTTCTTCATGGTGCACGACATGTAAACAAAATCATTATGAGTTAATTAGGCTTAGCAACGAAAAAGCAATAAAAATTATCGGAATTATTTGGCAGGATAAAAGAGAAAATATAGATAAAATGTTGCAAAAAGAAGGTAACCCTTATTATGATTTAATTAATGCAGATGAAGAAACAATTATAAATTTAGGTATATCCGCAATTCCGGAAACATTTATAGTTAGCAAAAGTAACCGAGTTTTATTAAAATTCAGCGGAGAAATAAAGGAGGAAGAACTAAGGCATGCCTTTTACACATCAAATAACTAA